A region of the Nitrospiria bacterium genome:
CCGATCAATCCCGAATTTCCCCGAAGGGCCTGGATCGTGTCGTCCGTCTCCAGGCGCGCGGCCATCGACCGGCCGTACTCGAACAGCGAATCGCCCAAAAGCGTTTCTGAGACAAACGGGCATTTCCGGTCATACCCCAGGAGGACGGTACGCCGGGATGAATCCCACATCAGGGCCAGGGGGAATAATTGGCAATCGAGCGGACGGTCGTCATAGATGCGGCAACCGTTCGAGTTTGGGTCGAAGGCGGGGCAGATATAGCCTTCTCCGTTCGGATGGGGAATCAACTCGATCCGGCCTCCCTCCGGATGGGCGAATCGCTCCGGCGAAACTCCCCGCCCGATCGCACGGCGAACCTCATCCGCCGTGAAGTATGGTGCCAGAGGGCTGTCCTTCTCAGGAAAACGGCAGCAGACATCGCAAGCCAGGCATCGGGAACTGGGGATCAGTTGGGGGATCAAGGTCATCGTGGTTTTTTCGTTGCTCCCGAATTGTTCGCCTTTATCCTACCGTCATGCTGTTATTGAGTCAAGATGGCCGATAATATATAATGGGATTCCGGATATTTGAGGAAAGACCCGGGTGGCGTATAATGACAGTCCATTTAAACGAAGGATCGTAAAATGCGCGAACGAATGATCGTCAGGAAGGACAAGCCGGTGCCGCTTTCAAAATTTGGACAATGGGTCCTGATCTTGATGGCCTGTTGGATAATAGGGGGGGGAGGGCCTCTACAGGCCGCCGAGTCCAACGCGGAAAAGGACACCGCTTTTGTGAAGATTCTCGAGGGTGCCTATCAAGCCTCCTGCGACGACGTAGATCGTCTGCATGATTATTACCGCTCGGACGCCCAGATCATCCACGACGGCCGCGTCACGACGCTCGATGAAACGATCAAGGAAATTAAGGAGTCGATCCGCCCGCTTCAGAACCTTCACTGCAGCTACCAACCCCGGGTGCGCGGCAGCCGGATCAGCGGCGACATGGGTTATCTGGTCGTCCACGAATCGATCCGCCTTTCGGCCGGTTCGGTCGAGCCGCAGCAGATCGAACAAATTTGCAACTATGTCTTCTTGAAAGAAGGATCGCAATGGAAGATCGCCGTGGATCATTGTTCCACCATTCCCGGAGAATCGGTGTGAGCGGCCGGATTATTTAAGCGGCGTTCGGGGTATTATTACCGACCTCCCGGAAAAACCACCGGGCTCCAGACGGGGCCGAACGCCCCGCCGTCGGGAACCGGGTCCGGAACTCGGATTTGTATTTTCTCCTTCCCCTCAAAGAAGGCCGGCCAGATTTTCGACGGGTCTTCGGCAAATACCGCGCCCGGATCCGCATCCATGATCACCCAGTCACCGCGCACGAACTCGGCGTCCAATTGCATCGGGGCCCAGCCGGAGTAACCGGCATAGACCCGGACTTTTTTGTCGGGGTCCGGGTTCACAAGCGCATCGGTCAGGACTTTTCGACTGGCCGTAAAGTAAATGTCGCCGAGGACGTTCCGCGCCCCTTCCAACGACGAATTGGACCGAAGAAGCACCAGCATCAGATTCGTGCTGACCGGCCCCCCGAAATAAATGGGCTTCGAAAAATTTTCGGTCCCTTCCAGATCCGGAAGGGCCTTCACGAGCGGGACGTCGGTGGGACGATTGATGATCAAACCCGATGCCCCCTCTTTGCCGTAGGTGACCAGGAGAACCACGGTATGGAAGAAATTCGGGTCGTTCAGACGGGGGGCCGACAAAAGAAAGATCCCCGGCCGCAAGGGCGCGCCGGTCCGTGCGGGGCCGGAGGCGTCGGCCGGAAACGCCGGAACAATTCCGGCAAGCATCAGGCACGCGGCCAGGATAGAGGTCTTGTTGGCTCGGATGGATCGGGCTCCGTACGTCGCCTCGGAAAATTGGGGAAGCATCAGGAGCGCCTGTCGCGGGGTTCGGACTCGAAAATCCGGTTGAGAAAATCACGGATCTCGGAAAGCACCTCCGGGATCACTTCATGGCCCATCAGGTATTCCCGGAGCCGGACCGAGAAGCCTTCGGTTCGCAATGCCGCCTGGGCCTCCCGCGCCCCTTCCACCGGCAGGACGTCGTCATTCTTCCCATGGGTCAGAAGGATCGGCAACCCGGCCGCGGCCGG
Encoded here:
- a CDS encoding nuclear transport factor 2 family protein — its product is MRERMIVRKDKPVPLSKFGQWVLILMACWIIGGGGPLQAAESNAEKDTAFVKILEGAYQASCDDVDRLHDYYRSDAQIIHDGRVTTLDETIKEIKESIRPLQNLHCSYQPRVRGSRISGDMGYLVVHESIRLSAGSVEPQQIEQICNYVFLKEGSQWKIAVDHCSTIPGESV
- a CDS encoding YqgE/AlgH family protein produces the protein MLPQFSEATYGARSIRANKTSILAACLMLAGIVPAFPADASGPARTGAPLRPGIFLLSAPRLNDPNFFHTVVLLVTYGKEGASGLIINRPTDVPLVKALPDLEGTENFSKPIYFGGPVSTNLMLVLLRSNSSLEGARNVLGDIYFTASRKVLTDALVNPDPDKKVRVYAGYSGWAPMQLDAEFVRGDWVIMDADPGAVFAEDPSKIWPAFFEGKEKIQIRVPDPVPDGGAFGPVWSPVVFPGGR